A genomic stretch from Desulfohalobium retbaense DSM 5692 includes:
- a CDS encoding cytochrome c3 family protein has product MKRLLPFWGFGCLAVFGLVLGTAITGLAVSEMDKLEDEMTIEALESVSFEELEAAENEAAEAKKAEPKQAAETPEVEDDATEQAGAEEQETAAEESATKSEAPAETAAAEAPEEEASGGSGVPPQMVTLDAAKGKAQGLYSPVDFDHELHLTTGACTDCHHMYEQTGTYQPCSNCHEPKVDAASPKMSLFNAYHNRKNIASCVGCHTEMQVGPTGCRDCHTVGQ; this is encoded by the coding sequence ATGAAACGTTTGTTACCGTTTTGGGGATTCGGGTGTCTTGCGGTGTTTGGGCTTGTTCTGGGTACGGCCATCACAGGCCTTGCCGTCTCGGAAATGGATAAGCTTGAAGATGAGATGACAATCGAAGCACTGGAATCCGTTTCGTTTGAAGAGCTCGAAGCTGCCGAAAACGAGGCTGCTGAAGCAAAAAAGGCGGAACCAAAGCAAGCGGCGGAGACACCAGAGGTGGAGGACGACGCTACCGAGCAGGCCGGAGCTGAAGAGCAGGAAACCGCTGCTGAAGAGTCCGCAACAAAATCTGAAGCCCCTGCCGAAACCGCCGCAGCTGAGGCTCCTGAGGAAGAGGCCTCCGGTGGGAGCGGCGTTCCGCCGCAAATGGTCACCTTGGACGCCGCCAAAGGAAAGGCCCAGGGATTGTATTCACCCGTGGATTTTGACCACGAATTGCACCTGACCACTGGCGCCTGCACCGACTGTCACCATATGTATGAACAGACCGGGACCTACCAGCCCTGCTCCAACTGCCACGAGCCCAAGGTGGACGCGGCCAGCCCGAAGATGAGTCTGTTCAATGCCTACCACAACCGGAAGAATATCGCTTCCTGCGTTGGCTGCCACACCGAAATGCAGGTCGGCCCGACAGGCTGTCGTGACTGCCACACCGTTGGCCAATAA
- a CDS encoding methyl-accepting chemotaxis protein → MLKKVGVQAKLTLGCIAVVLVTLLCTSAMNGWYSKKGYTKQGHELLQGVSRTLVETVQLKHDLTVKALDSELNVFDLQFNLKGFPVINPLFESKIALQGRGQEGETVVLPGLKLGNAFLNEDHTLVDTVQKTVSDDVSVLLQKDKRFVRISTTLQDNAEKRRIGGFLAPDHPASQALSSGEPYTGKIRINGRAFLAAYQPLMDLRGEQVIGALEVVRPLLTPQLGQTLQRLNVNGKGYSLAVGPSGKILLHPESDRQGQQWDQTALERSSQKSQNVHTYTRRGDQRLAVVNYFAPWETYLVTTVARSALSQGINERVLAAAGWSAAPSLALALIVIGLVSRQIMRPIKRLAEESERVASGESDFAFEHGVNDVIGQTSRALDSVLQQLNNRMAFAQSLLDGICMPYVVVDRENRITAVNGAALEILGRDGAPEEYHGWQVEEFVDWRQAEWFMTREVLETEAFTESEVQLRHARHGSSVDLRISANPIYDAENSLIGAFALWVDMSSERAQQRRITELAQSTRDQAESGDAVVQQSIGVMHEVHDHATRLQNDMGELEETINSISGVIHLISGVANQTNLLALNAAVEAARAGEAGRGFAVVAQEVRNLAVQTQQATKDVEAQISAIEAQSKATVQATAKAATAASQANELASQAGEVMQKLVAAVQESAQEVQFSIPQGEHKAGYWGQSLAARTNTLVQ, encoded by the coding sequence ATGCTGAAGAAGGTCGGCGTTCAGGCCAAGCTCACACTGGGCTGCATAGCCGTGGTTCTGGTCACTCTCCTGTGCACCAGTGCCATGAATGGCTGGTATTCCAAAAAAGGATATACAAAACAAGGCCATGAACTCCTGCAAGGGGTTTCGCGGACTTTGGTGGAGACCGTTCAGCTCAAACACGATCTGACGGTCAAGGCCCTGGACTCGGAACTCAACGTCTTTGACCTCCAGTTCAACCTGAAAGGCTTCCCGGTTATCAACCCCCTGTTTGAAAGCAAAATTGCCCTCCAAGGGAGGGGCCAAGAAGGGGAGACGGTTGTTTTGCCAGGACTCAAACTCGGCAACGCCTTTCTCAACGAGGACCACACCCTGGTGGACACGGTCCAGAAGACCGTCTCCGACGATGTCAGTGTCCTTTTGCAAAAGGACAAGCGGTTTGTCCGCATCTCAACCACACTGCAGGACAACGCCGAGAAGCGGCGAATCGGCGGCTTCCTGGCCCCGGACCATCCGGCGTCCCAGGCCCTGTCCTCAGGTGAACCATATACCGGCAAAATCCGCATCAACGGCAGGGCCTTCCTTGCGGCCTATCAGCCACTGATGGATTTGCGCGGCGAACAGGTGATCGGCGCCCTGGAGGTCGTGCGGCCCTTGCTCACCCCCCAATTAGGGCAGACTTTGCAACGCCTGAACGTCAATGGAAAAGGGTATTCCCTGGCCGTGGGCCCCTCCGGAAAAATCCTCCTGCATCCCGAGAGCGATCGCCAGGGGCAGCAATGGGACCAGACCGCTTTGGAGCGGAGCTCCCAAAAGAGCCAAAACGTCCACACGTATACCAGACGAGGCGACCAGCGACTGGCGGTCGTCAATTATTTTGCGCCCTGGGAGACGTATCTGGTGACCACCGTGGCACGATCCGCACTGAGTCAGGGCATCAATGAACGTGTACTCGCCGCCGCAGGCTGGAGCGCCGCTCCCTCTTTGGCCTTGGCCCTGATTGTCATCGGTCTGGTCAGCCGCCAGATCATGCGTCCCATCAAGCGCTTGGCCGAGGAATCCGAACGAGTGGCCAGCGGGGAGTCCGATTTCGCTTTTGAGCACGGCGTCAATGACGTCATCGGTCAAACCTCCCGGGCTCTGGACAGCGTTCTGCAGCAACTCAACAACCGCATGGCCTTTGCCCAATCTCTGCTGGACGGTATCTGCATGCCCTATGTGGTGGTTGACCGTGAGAACCGGATTACGGCCGTGAACGGCGCGGCCCTGGAAATTCTGGGCCGCGATGGGGCTCCCGAAGAGTATCACGGATGGCAGGTCGAGGAATTTGTCGACTGGCGGCAGGCGGAGTGGTTCATGACCCGGGAAGTGCTGGAAACGGAAGCATTCACCGAAAGCGAGGTCCAGTTGCGCCATGCCCGGCACGGAAGTTCTGTGGACCTCCGGATTTCGGCCAATCCCATCTACGACGCTGAAAATTCGCTCATCGGGGCCTTTGCCCTGTGGGTGGACATGAGTTCCGAGCGGGCCCAGCAGCGACGGATTACCGAATTGGCTCAAAGCACCCGCGACCAAGCCGAGAGCGGCGATGCAGTCGTCCAACAATCCATTGGCGTCATGCACGAGGTCCACGACCACGCCACCCGGTTACAAAACGACATGGGCGAACTCGAAGAAACGATCAATTCCATCAGCGGGGTGATCCATCTGATCTCCGGGGTAGCCAATCAGACGAACCTCCTGGCTCTGAACGCGGCCGTGGAGGCGGCCAGGGCAGGTGAGGCCGGCCGCGGTTTTGCCGTCGTGGCCCAGGAGGTTCGCAATCTCGCGGTACAAACCCAGCAGGCCACCAAGGATGTCGAGGCCCAGATCTCGGCCATCGAAGCCCAATCCAAGGCCACTGTCCAAGCCACAGCAAAGGCGGCCACAGCCGCGTCCCAGGCCAACGAGCTGGCCTCGCAGGCTGGGGAGGTGATGCAGAAGCTGGTCGCCGCGGTTCAGGAATCGGCCCAGGAAGTCCAATTTTCAATCCCGCAAGGGGAACACAAGGCAGGATATTGGGGCCAAAGTCTCGCTGCCCGGACCAATACATTGGTGCAGTGA
- a CDS encoding copper-translocating P-type ATPase, protein MSSEHENHHSSNSHDHASHHEHMVQDFRHRFWISLVLTVPVLALSPMFKALVGLENWFRFSGEMYVLLAVSTAIFVYGGKPFYGGLVKELRKKEPGMMTLIGLAISVAFVYSAAVALGFPGKTFFWEVATLIDIMLVGHWIEMRSVMAASSALEELAKLLPGTAHKYTEGSTTEEVTVEQLQSGDRILIKPGEKIPADGVIESGTSSVDESMLTGEATPVAKKEGEEVIGGAVNGDGALSVTVKQTGEDSYLSQVINLVHQAQESKSKSQNLADRAALWLTIIALSAGAVTLFVWFGLAGRDFLFSLERTVTVMVITCPHALGLAVPLVAAVSTSLAAGRGFLIRDRGAFEKARGLQAVLFDKTGTLTEGTFRVTAVDAVEGVERREVLRLAGGVESQSEHPIAQGVLATLRDKHIEVPDIEQFEAIKGQGATARIEGRQVQVVSPGYLDDQGIAYDAGAFSDILDRGKTAVFVLVDGEVLGGLALSDTIRTSSKEAVAVLKKMGIRCLMVTGDNQDTADAVAAEVGIDEVFAEVLPEYKAQTVKDVQQRGLVTAMIGDGINDAPALAQADLGVAIGAGTDVAMETADIVLVRNDPRDVAGIVSLARATHRKMVQNLFWATGYNAFAIPLAAGILAPWGFFLSPAAGAVLMSLSTVIVAINARFLRARPLLVAADAGSDSNPVSAQ, encoded by the coding sequence ATGTCCAGCGAGCACGAGAACCACCACTCCTCGAATTCCCACGACCACGCGTCGCACCACGAACATATGGTTCAGGACTTTCGTCACCGGTTTTGGATCAGTCTTGTTTTGACCGTGCCGGTGTTGGCCCTGTCGCCGATGTTCAAGGCCCTGGTCGGACTCGAGAACTGGTTCCGCTTTTCCGGAGAAATGTACGTCCTGCTCGCCGTTTCCACAGCAATTTTTGTATACGGGGGCAAACCGTTTTACGGTGGGCTGGTCAAAGAATTGCGGAAAAAAGAACCGGGGATGATGACCCTTATCGGGTTGGCCATCAGCGTGGCCTTTGTCTACAGCGCCGCCGTGGCCCTGGGGTTTCCCGGAAAGACCTTTTTCTGGGAAGTGGCCACCCTGATCGACATCATGCTCGTGGGACATTGGATCGAAATGCGCTCGGTCATGGCGGCTTCCTCGGCCTTGGAAGAACTCGCCAAACTGCTGCCCGGCACCGCCCATAAATACACGGAGGGCTCCACGACCGAGGAAGTGACTGTCGAGCAATTGCAAAGCGGGGACAGGATATTAATCAAGCCTGGGGAAAAGATCCCGGCCGACGGTGTCATTGAATCCGGGACTTCCTCGGTGGACGAATCCATGTTGACCGGGGAGGCAACGCCGGTTGCCAAAAAGGAAGGCGAGGAAGTCATCGGCGGCGCCGTCAACGGTGACGGAGCTTTGAGCGTGACCGTCAAACAGACCGGGGAAGATTCCTATCTCTCCCAGGTCATCAACCTCGTCCACCAGGCCCAGGAAAGCAAATCCAAATCCCAGAATCTTGCCGACCGCGCCGCCTTGTGGTTGACCATCATCGCCTTGTCCGCCGGGGCGGTGACATTATTCGTCTGGTTCGGTTTGGCTGGTCGGGATTTCCTCTTTTCCCTGGAACGCACGGTCACGGTTATGGTCATCACCTGCCCGCATGCCTTGGGGCTGGCGGTTCCGCTTGTTGCGGCCGTCTCCACATCCCTGGCGGCCGGTCGCGGCTTTTTGATCCGCGACCGCGGGGCGTTTGAAAAGGCCCGGGGATTGCAAGCGGTCCTTTTCGACAAGACCGGGACCCTGACTGAGGGCACGTTCCGGGTCACGGCCGTGGACGCCGTCGAAGGGGTCGAGCGCCGCGAGGTCCTGCGTTTGGCCGGCGGCGTGGAAAGCCAATCCGAGCATCCCATCGCTCAGGGGGTTTTGGCCACCTTACGCGACAAGCATATCGAGGTGCCCGACATTGAGCAGTTTGAAGCCATCAAGGGCCAGGGGGCGACAGCACGCATTGAAGGCCGGCAGGTCCAGGTGGTCAGTCCCGGCTATCTGGATGATCAGGGGATCGCCTACGACGCCGGGGCGTTTTCCGATATTCTTGATCGGGGCAAGACCGCGGTCTTTGTCCTGGTTGATGGTGAGGTCCTTGGAGGGTTGGCGCTTTCGGACACGATCCGCACGTCGTCCAAGGAGGCGGTTGCGGTGCTCAAAAAAATGGGTATCCGCTGTCTCATGGTGACTGGAGACAATCAGGACACCGCGGACGCTGTGGCCGCGGAGGTCGGCATTGACGAGGTTTTTGCCGAAGTGCTGCCGGAATATAAGGCCCAGACGGTCAAAGATGTTCAGCAGCGCGGTCTGGTCACCGCCATGATCGGCGACGGGATCAACGATGCCCCGGCCTTGGCCCAGGCCGATTTGGGCGTGGCCATCGGCGCTGGAACAGACGTAGCGATGGAGACCGCAGACATCGTTCTGGTCCGCAACGACCCCCGCGATGTGGCCGGGATCGTCTCTCTGGCCCGCGCGACCCACCGGAAGATGGTCCAGAATCTCTTCTGGGCCACGGGCTATAACGCTTTTGCCATCCCGTTGGCCGCCGGGATTCTGGCTCCGTGGGGCTTTTTCCTCAGTCCTGCCGCCGGGGCTGTTCTCATGTCTCTGTCCACGGTGATCGTGGCCATCAACGCCCGGTTCCTCCGAGCCCGGCCGCTCCTCGTCGCCGCGGATGCTGGTTCCGACAGCAATCCGGTCTCGGCGCAATGA
- a CDS encoding bactofilin family protein, whose amino-acid sequence MFKKKHQPEQPKPSKTPTLIGGNTNFEGRFSGSDDICIEGQFTGEIASEGSVYVNQNATITANIRATHVYVHGRVQGNVAAREQLNIGENGRVDGDVETKALTVLTGGHLEGSCRMFNESAEDKEAPCPPTPAWDLAASVPSESDDENEEDTGTSAAV is encoded by the coding sequence ATGTTCAAGAAAAAACACCAACCCGAACAACCGAAGCCCTCAAAAACCCCGACCTTGATCGGTGGCAATACGAATTTTGAAGGCCGGTTCTCCGGCAGCGATGACATCTGCATCGAAGGCCAATTTACCGGAGAGATTGCCAGCGAAGGCAGCGTCTATGTCAATCAGAACGCGACCATTACCGCCAATATCCGGGCCACCCATGTCTACGTTCACGGCCGGGTCCAGGGCAATGTCGCGGCCCGGGAGCAGCTCAACATCGGCGAAAACGGCCGGGTGGACGGCGATGTGGAAACCAAGGCCTTGACGGTCTTGACCGGTGGTCATCTGGAAGGCAGTTGCCGCATGTTCAATGAATCCGCGGAGGACAAGGAGGCTCCCTGTCCTCCAACCCCGGCCTGGGATCTGGCCGCTTCTGTGCCCTCTGAATCCGACGACGAGAATGAGGAAGACACCGGGACATCTGCTGCTGTCTGA
- a CDS encoding DsrE family protein produces MAAFLFVLSKNENEALTRCCQFANIAHKKGHTVNMFFIDEGVQWADKHRDFSQKTVTGDCPNDYLSYLVENEVPIGICTPCAKNRQMDEAHFLPNMLLDGGPHLIDMAAEAKVFNF; encoded by the coding sequence ATGGCCGCCTTTTTGTTTGTGCTTTCCAAAAACGAGAATGAGGCCCTGACCCGGTGTTGCCAGTTCGCGAACATCGCCCATAAGAAGGGGCATACGGTGAACATGTTTTTTATCGACGAGGGCGTGCAATGGGCCGACAAGCATCGTGATTTCAGCCAAAAGACAGTTACGGGCGATTGTCCGAACGATTATCTGTCCTATCTGGTTGAAAATGAGGTTCCCATTGGGATCTGTACGCCGTGCGCCAAGAACCGCCAAATGGACGAAGCCCATTTTCTGCCCAACATGCTCTTGGATGGCGGCCCCCATCTGATCGATATGGCGGCCGAGGCCAAGGTGTTCAACTTCTAA
- a CDS encoding iron-containing alcohol dehydrogenase, which translates to MEFQFAMPSAVRFGPRVASSTGDVVAGMGGSKVLFIYDAGVEAAGLTEGVRQSLEDQGLEVFDYNGVLANPPDTIVEETAAWAKQAGVDSLVALGGGSSIDCAKAINILLTNPAPITQYDGLGLVYAPTLPLVALPTTAGTASEVTSFTIITDTVRKKKMVIGGPHVGADMALLDPELTVGLPPDITASTGMDALTHAIEAYVSKGAMVPTDINALKAIELIAQYIKRATEDGTDREARENMLLGSMLAGFAFNSAVLGLVHSIAHPLSVHCGLPHGVANACVLPYVMAYNAPAVPERMRGIARALGIDVTGQSQKESAQAAVDLVSRLRRDLAIPSLSALGVRQDHFDRVADDALQEISTLFNPKQPTKEDVMSILKQAL; encoded by the coding sequence ATGGAATTTCAGTTTGCTATGCCGAGTGCGGTTCGTTTCGGTCCCCGCGTGGCGTCGAGTACAGGCGATGTTGTAGCAGGTATGGGCGGAAGCAAGGTCCTGTTCATTTATGATGCCGGGGTGGAGGCAGCCGGCTTGACAGAGGGGGTGCGGCAAAGTCTTGAGGACCAAGGTCTGGAAGTGTTTGATTACAACGGTGTACTGGCCAATCCGCCGGACACCATTGTTGAGGAGACAGCAGCCTGGGCCAAACAAGCGGGCGTGGACAGTCTGGTGGCCCTCGGCGGGGGGAGTTCCATCGATTGCGCAAAAGCGATCAATATTTTGCTGACCAACCCTGCTCCGATTACTCAGTATGATGGATTGGGATTGGTCTACGCTCCGACGTTGCCCTTGGTGGCCCTGCCGACCACAGCCGGAACCGCCAGTGAAGTGACCTCGTTTACGATTATCACTGACACGGTGCGCAAAAAGAAAATGGTCATCGGTGGTCCTCATGTGGGGGCGGATATGGCCTTGCTGGACCCCGAACTCACAGTGGGACTTCCCCCAGATATCACCGCATCCACCGGGATGGACGCGTTGACCCACGCCATTGAGGCCTATGTGTCCAAGGGAGCTATGGTGCCCACGGACATCAACGCGTTGAAGGCTATAGAGTTGATCGCCCAGTATATCAAACGCGCCACCGAAGACGGCACGGACCGGGAAGCACGGGAAAATATGCTTTTGGGGAGTATGCTGGCCGGTTTCGCCTTTAATTCGGCGGTCCTCGGCCTCGTTCATTCCATTGCCCATCCCTTGAGTGTGCATTGCGGCCTGCCCCACGGCGTGGCCAATGCCTGCGTTCTCCCCTATGTTATGGCCTATAACGCCCCGGCCGTGCCGGAACGGATGCGGGGAATCGCCCGCGCCTTAGGCATTGATGTGACCGGACAATCGCAGAAAGAAAGCGCCCAGGCCGCCGTGGACCTTGTCAGCCGGTTGCGGCGAGACTTGGCCATTCCCTCGCTGTCGGCACTCGGGGTCCGTCAGGACCACTTCGACCGTGTCGCTGACGACGCGTTGCAAGAAATAAGTACTCTTTTTAATCCCAAGCAACCAACCAAAGAGGATGTGATGTCGATTTTGAAACAGGCCTTGTGA
- a CDS encoding AI-2E family transporter: MPLKSSTDQAQKRAFVLLTAGVSAGFLWLVKGFWQPVFWGILLAIVFQPLYRQVLRLCHGRQRLGSVITVSSIVLGVVLPLFVLALAVMQESLSLYQQVLSGKIDIQQPVRLVEQSLPQLVDGLERIGIDFDRLREILSQTALRASQFLANHLFRIGQSTVQVLIQTLIMLYLLYFFFKDGQGIVNVLVRTIPLGDRRERLLFNRFAEVARATIKGTLVIGIVQGGIGGGLFWILGLQGALLWGVLMVLLSILPVVGSALVWGPAGIILIATGAYLKGGILLATGSVVIGLADNILRPALVGRETRLPDYLILLATLGGLAVYGLAGFVIGPVVAALFLTVWEMFGLEFGKGDVAAEEEGEKGLSDQTAKC; encoded by the coding sequence ATGCCCCTCAAATCATCCACGGATCAAGCCCAGAAACGCGCCTTTGTTCTGCTCACAGCCGGTGTATCCGCCGGATTCCTTTGGCTGGTCAAAGGATTTTGGCAGCCGGTTTTTTGGGGGATCCTTCTGGCCATCGTTTTTCAGCCGCTGTACCGGCAGGTCCTGCGCCTGTGTCACGGTCGCCAGCGCCTGGGATCCGTGATTACAGTGTCCAGTATCGTCCTGGGGGTAGTGCTGCCTCTTTTTGTCCTGGCCCTGGCGGTGATGCAGGAATCCCTGTCCCTGTATCAACAGGTCCTTTCCGGAAAAATCGACATCCAGCAACCGGTGCGCCTTGTCGAACAGTCTCTGCCACAGCTCGTAGACGGCTTGGAACGCATTGGAATCGACTTTGACCGGTTGCGGGAGATTCTCTCCCAAACCGCTCTGCGAGCCAGTCAGTTCCTGGCCAATCACCTCTTTCGCATCGGACAAAGTACGGTCCAGGTTCTGATACAGACACTTATCATGCTCTATTTATTGTATTTTTTCTTCAAGGACGGACAAGGCATTGTCAACGTCCTCGTCCGGACCATCCCTTTGGGCGACAGGCGGGAACGGCTGCTTTTCAACCGCTTTGCCGAGGTGGCTCGAGCCACAATCAAGGGGACCCTGGTCATCGGGATTGTTCAAGGCGGCATCGGCGGTGGGCTGTTCTGGATTCTGGGTCTCCAGGGCGCCTTGCTCTGGGGGGTATTGATGGTCTTGCTGTCTATCCTGCCGGTGGTGGGCTCGGCATTGGTCTGGGGGCCGGCCGGGATCATCCTCATCGCCACCGGGGCCTATCTGAAGGGTGGCATCCTGCTGGCCACCGGTTCGGTGGTCATAGGGCTGGCGGACAACATTCTCAGGCCGGCCCTGGTAGGGCGGGAAACCCGGCTCCCGGACTATCTGATTCTGCTGGCCACCCTGGGTGGACTGGCGGTTTATGGTCTGGCCGGGTTTGTTATTGGACCGGTGGTGGCGGCCCTGTTTTTGACGGTCTGGGAAATGTTCGGGCTCGAATTCGGCAAGGGCGACGTAGCGGCTGAAGAGGAGGGCGAAAAAGGGTTGTCGGATCAAACCGCAAAGTGCTAG
- a CDS encoding flavodoxin family protein codes for MKVIGFNGSPRKEGNTARLVSTVLDTLEGNGIATEYIQLGGQNMHGCIACMQCRENQDRQCSIKTDNCNEYLEKMIEADGIVVGAPTYFADLNAETKALLDRSSFVALQNGGLFRGKVGAGVVAARRGGAVRVMDSILKPFQMSEMFLPGSTYWNLGYGLQPDEVVGDTEGINNMRNLGRQIAYLLKALDLARENGVQVS; via the coding sequence ATGAAAGTCATCGGATTCAATGGCAGTCCGCGTAAGGAAGGCAATACGGCCCGTCTGGTTAGCACCGTGCTCGACACCCTCGAAGGCAATGGGATCGCCACCGAGTACATCCAACTCGGCGGGCAGAACATGCATGGGTGCATTGCCTGTATGCAGTGCCGCGAAAATCAGGACCGCCAGTGCAGCATCAAGACAGATAATTGCAACGAATACCTGGAAAAAATGATCGAGGCCGACGGCATTGTCGTCGGAGCCCCGACCTATTTTGCTGATCTGAATGCTGAGACAAAGGCTCTTTTGGACCGGTCCAGTTTTGTGGCCCTGCAAAACGGCGGGCTCTTTCGCGGCAAGGTCGGGGCTGGTGTGGTTGCTGCCCGTCGCGGCGGCGCCGTCCGGGTCATGGACTCTATTTTAAAGCCGTTCCAGATGTCGGAAATGTTTTTACCGGGATCGACGTATTGGAATCTGGGATACGGACTCCAACCGGACGAAGTGGTCGGTGATACGGAAGGCATCAACAATATGCGCAATCTCGGCCGACAGATCGCTTACCTGCTCAAGGCTCTCGACTTGGCGCGAGAAAATGGTGTCCAGGTCAGTTGA
- a CDS encoding M23 family metallopeptidase, with the protein MAKLTLVWFTDPERPFRTLSLGRGMTISLAILASALVLAAAILTWTTVHYRQQAREMAVRYQEAEHRLDNLKSTSAQRLAQKDDRIQGLQLELDRSQGHLQDLQAKLSASHEELRTIKEMERKVRRYLGLDISDENLAQTKKQSHQGGFGLPQDWTKLPENAAVTAPPAVKPAVLSHSETLKQGLGEVLQALKDRNKALQHLPSIMPVSGEKTWISCSYGWRTNPFTNKREFHDAMDIAGPWKTPLIAPADGTVIKVGKNYLVGNYLRIRHSKGITTSYGHLQSVAVKEGQTVQRRDVIGYMGNTGRSTGTHVHYKVVKDDKATNPRYYILDRRTNSLGLH; encoded by the coding sequence GTGGCAAAACTCACTTTGGTGTGGTTCACCGATCCCGAACGGCCGTTTCGAACACTTTCGCTTGGGCGGGGGATGACCATCTCTCTGGCGATCCTGGCCAGCGCCCTTGTTCTCGCCGCCGCCATCCTGACCTGGACCACTGTCCATTACCGCCAGCAGGCCCGGGAGATGGCCGTTCGATACCAAGAGGCCGAACATCGGCTGGACAATCTCAAATCGACCTCAGCCCAGAGGCTGGCCCAAAAAGATGACCGTATCCAGGGGTTGCAGTTGGAACTCGACCGCTCCCAAGGTCACCTCCAGGACCTGCAGGCCAAATTGAGCGCCTCACACGAGGAGCTGCGGACCATCAAAGAGATGGAGCGCAAAGTCCGCCGCTATCTGGGGCTGGATATCAGCGATGAAAATCTCGCTCAGACCAAAAAGCAGAGTCACCAGGGCGGTTTTGGTCTGCCCCAGGACTGGACAAAGCTTCCCGAAAACGCGGCTGTCACAGCCCCCCCTGCGGTCAAACCGGCTGTGCTTTCCCATTCCGAGACTCTCAAACAGGGACTGGGGGAGGTGCTCCAGGCCCTGAAAGACCGCAACAAAGCTTTGCAGCACCTGCCGTCCATCATGCCTGTTTCCGGGGAAAAAACCTGGATTTCCTGCAGCTATGGGTGGCGCACGAACCCCTTCACGAACAAGCGGGAATTTCACGATGCCATGGACATCGCCGGTCCCTGGAAGACCCCGCTGATTGCTCCGGCCGACGGTACGGTGATCAAAGTCGGCAAAAACTATCTGGTCGGCAATTATCTGCGGATCAGACATTCCAAAGGCATCACCACCAGTTACGGCCACCTCCAGTCCGTGGCGGTCAAGGAAGGGCAAACGGTCCAGCGGCGCGATGTCATCGGCTACATGGGCAATACCGGCCGCAGCACCGGGACACATGTCCACTACAAGGTGGTCAAGGACGACAAGGCCACCAACCCCAGATATTATATTCTCGATCGCCGGACGAATTCCCTTGGGCTGCATTAG
- a CDS encoding EAL and HDOD domain-containing protein — MSESTDFDICLFRQPILNVRLDVWGYAVDLCKSNDLEHGECTSALLDPDALQNGLQLAEHTAPTPTIKCVHLDQSLLENHERVEFPPDTLVALSEKATPNAAVLALCEAMQNRALLAVDIASNTERLQPFVRLADIAIVDLRQFSEEGLRRKAAQLHECNVTLLARNVDGYASLQQARELGFELFQGFFFTNSRTISHKDLSTSQVAKLQLLEQLGHPDNLEELTLTIKNDVSTSYRLLKYLNSPGMGLMNEVKSIPHAVKLLGEKKIKNWIRALLLSEVIRDDKPGELINLSVSRAAFLQYLSQQAKTPLPPESMYLLGLFSLLDVILDQPMSQVLKYLALDDSIRSTLLGDNTQDRQWLDLAIRLERGDWTAVQFHLASLGLTADEVTQAYTAALIHTHSFFSHS, encoded by the coding sequence ATGAGCGAATCCACAGATTTCGACATCTGCCTTTTCCGCCAACCGATCCTGAACGTCCGCCTGGATGTCTGGGGATACGCTGTGGACCTGTGCAAAAGCAATGACCTGGAACACGGCGAATGCACGTCAGCCCTTTTGGACCCCGACGCCCTCCAAAACGGTTTACAATTGGCCGAGCATACCGCGCCCACCCCGACCATCAAATGCGTCCACCTGGATCAATCCCTGCTTGAAAACCATGAACGCGTTGAATTCCCCCCGGACACGCTGGTCGCCTTGAGCGAAAAAGCGACGCCGAACGCCGCTGTCCTCGCCCTGTGTGAGGCCATGCAGAACCGGGCATTGCTCGCCGTGGACATCGCCAGCAATACCGAACGATTGCAACCTTTTGTCCGTCTGGCGGACATCGCTATCGTTGATCTGCGCCAATTCTCCGAAGAGGGGCTGCGCCGCAAGGCCGCTCAACTCCACGAATGCAATGTCACGCTTTTAGCCCGCAATGTGGACGGTTACGCCAGTCTCCAGCAGGCCCGTGAACTCGGCTTCGAACTCTTCCAGGGCTTCTTTTTTACCAATTCACGGACGATCAGCCATAAGGATCTCTCCACCAGCCAAGTGGCCAAGCTCCAGCTTTTGGAGCAGTTGGGGCATCCGGACAACCTCGAAGAACTGACTCTGACCATCAAAAACGACGTCTCCACCAGTTACCGGCTGCTCAAGTACCTCAATTCCCCCGGCATGGGGCTCATGAACGAAGTCAAATCGATTCCCCACGCCGTGAAGCTCCTGGGCGAAAAAAAGATCAAGAATTGGATCCGGGCTCTGTTGCTCTCGGAAGTCATCCGGGATGACAAACCTGGGGAACTGATCAACCTCTCGGTCAGCCGGGCGGCCTTCTTGCAATATCTCAGCCAGCAAGCCAAGACCCCGTTGCCCCCGGAATCCATGTATCTGCTGGGGCTGTTTTCCCTGCTGGACGTCATCCTGGACCAGCCCATGAGCCAGGTCCTCAAGTATCTCGCCCTGGACGATTCCATCCGCTCGACGCTGCTGGGGGACAACACCCAGGACAGACAATGGCTTGATCTCGCTATCCGCCTGGAACGCGGCGATTGGACCGCTGTCCAGTTCCATCTCGCCAGCTTGGGGCTGACTGCTGACGAAGTAACCCAGGCCTATACCGCCGCTTTGATTCATACCCACAGTTTCTTTTCCCACAGTTAA